cgccccggggcTCAGCTTCCCTCCCTGTGCAAAGCTCTGGGATGCCCTGACAaaggctggaggaagagctgctGCCATGGTGGCAAACCGGGGTGCCCAGCTCCCCCTCGGCACCCTGAGACAgggacagccccttcccagcacccAGGGGGACGAtgccaccccctgtccctgcAACGGGGGGCTGcttctccccctccatcccccccagcaGGAGCTCACCCTCTGTCCACGATCTCATCCACCACCAGGAATGTCCCCTCCATGTTGTCCAGCAGCAAGCGCTTCTCCACCTCCTTCCTGCAAGCAGGTGGGAGATGTCACTGCACCCAGTCACAGTTATGGGCCCGGGGACCCGTGCCATCCCAAAGCAGCCACCGGGGTGTTAGGAGACAGGGGTTTCGTGTCAGCTCATGGGGGGCCACCTGGGGCGAGCTGCTGCCCCatgccctgcctcagtttccccacccgaGGCACAGGGGTCTGGGGACTCACTGCAGGAGGTGGCCGAGGGTGTCGAGGAGGCAGGCGAGCACGGCCGACAGCATCAGCTGTGGGAGAAGGGGGGTGTCAGTGGGGCCAcggggggtccccagggctgccccgctcccccccacctACCTCATTCTCCTGGCAGCCCCCCACCACGTAGAAGAAGAGGTCGGCGCTGCTCCTGTAGACCACGGTGAGTCCTTCCAGACAGGCgacctcccctggggacacgggATGGTGCTGGTGTCCCCCAGGACTGTGCCGAGGCGACACTGCTTCCAGCCTGGTGCCCCCCCAGCATTAAACCTTTTGCAACTGTGTGCCCCCCCCCAGGTCCCGACTGCAGAAGCTCCTGAGCGGAATCCCCCCCCCTCACCGCCTGCCCGGTAGGTCTTGCTGAAGATGGTCCTCTCGAAGGCCGCCTGCTCCTTGGCCGTGGGGAAGGTGCCATCGTAGTactgcagggacaggcagggggggTGGCGACGGCAGGGTGGGTAGCAGGGGTCCTGCACcgggggggtgggtgctgggacCCCCAAAGCCCCTGCTGGGGCCCCCCAAgcccctgcagcctggcagaggggagATGCCTGAGCCAGGGGGGGTGGGAGACCTGGGCAGCAcctgctggggaaactgaggcacgggggggggcagggggcgggcTTCACCTTGGCCAGGAGACGTTGGCCAAGGCTGTCCAAGATGAGCAGGGCCTTCACAGTGTACAGGGAGGGCTCCTGGGAGAGAGGGGCCGGGGGgctcagccacccccagcccaccctggggAGATCCTACCCTGGATTCTCTCCCTTGGGGTC
This sequence is a window from Rissa tridactyla isolate bRisTri1 chromosome 19, bRisTri1.patW.cur.20221130, whole genome shotgun sequence. Protein-coding genes within it:
- the COPZ2 gene encoding coatomer subunit zeta-2 isoform X2, with the translated sequence MEPAGPVRDRGSAPPSGTSCDRGWGALPVHCEGPAHLGQPWPTSPGQGEVACLEGLTVVYRSSADLFFYVVGGCQENELMLSAVLACLLDTLGHLLQKEVEKRLLLDNMEGTFLVVDEIVDRGVILESDPQQVIQRLSLRGPEPAAYGFVLFDYLAGGSEQRDTRDAGSRK
- the COPZ2 gene encoding coatomer subunit zeta-2 isoform X1; this translates as MEPAGPEPSLYTVKALLILDSLGQRLLAKYYDGTFPTAKEQAAFERTIFSKTYRAGGEVACLEGLTVVYRSSADLFFYVVGGCQENELMLSAVLACLLDTLGHLLQKEVEKRLLLDNMEGTFLVVDEIVDRGVILESDPQQVIQRLSLRGPEPAAYGFVLFDYLAGGSEQRDTRDAGSRK